TAGAGTCTATGGCATGCACTTTAACTTGCTCACTGTATTCAGCTAGAACTGTCTGTGCAGTACTAAAGGTACCACTAATATTACCCGACAAATGTACTGCTAAAATCGCTTCATAGCCAGCAGCAATTAAAGCATCTACCAGTTCATAATAGGCTCCCAGGGGAGGTTGTGATGTCCTAGGTAACACCTCCATCCCTTCAAGCTCCTGGTAGAACTTCCTTAAAGTGGCCGAATCTGATGTGTCTTCCATCGACGATCCATCTGGAAACTGCACCGATAAATTCACTTGATAAACATCTGGGTGACCTGCTATCTCTTCAGGTAAGACCGCTGTACTATCGGTAATAATGGCGATTTTCATCATAACACCTCTCTTTCAATCGTTAAGGAACTAGTACTTGGATATGTTGAGGCACAGTTCGCAGACGTAGCGGTAGGGCGGTTCCCGTATCCCCATCAACCGTCACTGTTTGCTGCCCTTCTCCGACAACACTTATTTCAGCTGTTTGAAAGGAAATCATGTCCAAGGCATCATGTTCTTGTTTCTCTGCTTTAAATATTTCTGGTAAGGCACTAAGGCTTTCAAGGATCGACACATCTTTCAAAGCTAACAGATGCATCTTGCCGTCATCTAAGCGTGCATTCTCATAGAAGTGTTCCAGGCCATAAACTGAAGGGCCCATACCTACCACAAGCATCTGATAACAACCTTCAAAGCGCTCGCCATCAGCTAATATTTCGTAGACGCGCGCATTACTGTCTAGAAAAGCCCCAATCCCTTTAAATAAATACGCCAGAGGTCCCCATTTCGATTTCGTTTCTGGGTTAACTTCTTGAACGGACTCCGGTACACTTCCCATCGAGACCGTACTGATGAAATAACGGTCATTCACCTGGCCAATATCAATAGCCTGTGTATGATCTTTAGCCAGTACATCGATAGCTTCCGCAATATCTAAAGGAATACCGAGCATTCTCGCTAAATTATTGACCGTCCCATGAGGCAAGATGCCAATAACTGGCCGTTTGGCTTCATCAGCAAGACCTGTTACCGCCTCACTCACTGTCCCGTCGCCCCCAGCCACCACCAATGTCCCATAGCCACTGCGCGCAGCTTCGGTGGCGAATTTAGCCGCGTCCCCAGCTCCGTGGGTCTGACGGAAGTCAACTTGATCATGACGGCTCAATAAGGACGCCCTCACAACTTCTTCATATTCTCCAGCCAAATTCTGACCTGAAGAAGGATTATAAATAACCATCGCTTTTCTCAAGAATTATTCCCTCCATATTCAGTCCATTATTGTATCACACTGTTGGTAGTATAGCATGAAATTTTCATGAGTATTTCGATACCTTTAATATTGCTAGCAATTAATTTAATTAATAAGATGTTTAATGAGCTATCCATTTCGGAAACGCCCTTTTCTGTGATATACTAAATTTGTCTAAAAAATAAAAAAATGGAGGAATCGTCTATGAAAATCATTGTCGTAGGTACGTCACATGCTGGCTATGAAGCAGTTCAAACAATCTTGAAAGACGCTCCTGAAACAGAAATCCACTTATACGAACGAGGCAAAACAGCATCCTTCTTATCTTGTGGTATTCAAACCTACTTGGAAGGTATCTCAGATAACTTAGATGACATTCATTATGCAACCGCTGATTCTTATAAGGAACAAGGCGTAAACGTACATATGGAAAGTGATGTTATCGGTGTAGATCCTCAAGCTAAGACCATTACGGTCAGAACAGCTGAAGGCGAAAGTACTGAGGCATACGATAAATTATTCCTAAGTCCCGGTGCAGTGCCTGTCCAAATTCCAATTCCAGGTATTGATGCCGAGCACGTATATTACCTTCGTGGCCGTGAATGGGCTGCTAAAGTTAAGGAACGTATGGCAAGCTCGAAGAAGACTATTGTTGTCGGTGGAGGTTACATCGGTATTGAAGTGGCTGAAGCTTACGCTAAAGCTGGAATCGAAACCACTGTAATCGACTCTTTAGACGCTATCTTACCAACCTACTTAGATAAAGAATTCACAGATATCTTGGAAAGCAATGCTGCCGAACACGGCATGAAATTCCAAGGTAACGAGAAAGTACAAGAAATTAAAGTAGCCGATGGTAAAGTTGCCGGGGTTATTACTGACAAAGGCGAATACGAAGCCGATACCGTCGTTATGGCAGTAGGGGTTTATCCGAATACTGCTTGGTTGAAAGACACCCTAGAAATGAATGAACGTGGCTTTATTGAAGTCAACGAACACATGCAATCTGTAACGAACCCTGATATTTATGTTGCAGGTGACGCTACCTTTATCCCATTTGCCCCAACCGGTCAAAAACGTGGCATTGCCTTAGCCTCCAACGCACGTCGTCAAGGGGTTATTGCAGCGAAGAATATACTTCATAATAACGCCTTTGAAATGCCTGCCGTTTCAGGTACATCGGCACTTGCCTTGTTCGACTATCACTTTGCTTGTACAGGCCTGAAAGATATTGATTCTGATCCAGAAACTGTTGGCAGCAAGTACTATGAAGAACAAATTCGTCCAGACTTCGTTGGTGACGATACAACGGTTCACATGAAAGTTCACTATGATAAAGAAAGCCACCGCATTCTTGGTGCTCAATTAATGTCAACCCGTGACGTTATGTTATCGATCAACGCAATTTCGGTAGCTATCTCTGCCGGCTGGACTTTAGAAGATTTAGCTCTAGCTGACTTCTTCTTCCAACCTGAATATGATCGCCCATGGAACTTCTTAAACGTTCTAGCACAACAAGCCTTAGGCGAAACTTTCGGTAGCGATAAAGAGCTATTCTAAGCGAAAGCTTTATGACTTTTTAATGAAATCACCCACAAATCATCTTTGTGGGTGATTTTTTCTGTATAATAGAGGTCAGCATACACAAATCATCTAGCAAATTAAGGTGATTTCTCAGACCAAGAATTGCATGACTCAAATATCAACGCACGAGCACAGAAGGTAGGTGAGAAAGTGCGGCGCATGCCTTTTACATTAAATAGTGAAGGCCAAGAATTACTTTGGCTAGCTTTATCAACAATCGTTATTATATTCCCAAATGTTGTAGGTATCATCCTGGTTGTATTGTTAACGCTCATGATGATCTGGCAACATCGCAAGAACTGGAAGCAAATTATCCAATCCAGTGGTTGGTTCGGCATCTTCATTCTCTACAGTGCCTTAACCTCCCTGACATCCCGAAATTTCATCGGCTTCTTAATATCCTTAGTTTATATTATTTATGTCGCTTTCTTTGCCTATTACCGGTCGATTATCCAGGCAAAGACCTATTTGAGGCTTTTGAAAATAATTGTCTTAGCAAGTGTCTTAGTTAATTTCGTCGCCTACTGGCAATACATAAGCTACGTTTATCAGAATAGTTACGACATCTTCTACGTCTTTAAATACCATAATATTCAAGTAAGACCTGCAGGCACGCTATTTAACGCCAATGTATTCGGTGTATTCTGTATCTTTGCGATCTTGATTGCACTGTTCCTGCTCCTTAAAGCAAACCACCGAGGCCGACGCCTTTACTACCTATTCATCATTATCATCAATGTAGTCGGCATGTCCTTAACCGGGTCACGAATGATTTGGCCTGCCCTGCTTGCAAGCTTATTCGTGATGCTCTTTATCAATCACCGCAAAGCAGGTCTGAGTATTCTGGTTATCGGTCTATGTCTACTAGGAATTCTCATCGCTTTCCCTGACTTATACCCGCGCTTTGCCTCGCTTGCCTATGCCTTCCAAGACCGTTTCAAAATATGGCATGCCGGCCTGGAATTGTTTAAATTAGATCCTATATTTGGCTCCGGCCCTTTAACCTATCGCAATTCTTACTACTTAATATCTGACTTGTATAAATTACATACCCACTCTATTTTTATTGAATTGCTGACAAGTTACGGGCTTGTCGGGTGCGTTATCTTAGGTTTGGCATGCAAAGACTATTTCAAAGAACTTTGGCGTAACGTTACCCGGCCTGAATTACGCTCAGCTACAGCTTTAATCCTTGCTGTATTTGTCACGGTCATCGCCCACGGGATTGTCGACTTTGCCATATTCTCTTTCCAATTAGCCTATATCTTCTTGCTCATTATTCTTCCACCCACACCAGTGCTTGAAGATTTGGTTCATTTGGATGAACAAACCCATTTCATTGTACCGCAAGATTCATCCCACACTGATGAGCCTTGAAACGCCATTTAAAAACCGCTCAGCCTCACTTAGCTGAGCGGTTTTGGTTAGCTTTTGGCCTGTTGGTAAAGTTTCGCTTGCGTTGAACCGAATAATAGTTCCATCACATAATACTTATATTGGGAAATGTCTGCGTCCATTGGAACATAGGCATTTGCCTTATTCATAAAGGCTTGGTGTAAATCGACAATCGTCTGTCCGTAGGCTAATTCACTATCCGTGACACAACGGACGTGCGCATGATAGACATCTGAGTAAATTTTTGGGTACAGGTAACCCACTACAGCCATCAAATCATGAATCACACCCCCAAGGTAATGATCTTGCTTCCAGTACTGATGGATATAAACCGCCATCATATCATAGATAACCTGACCCAATTCGCCGCCTTCCAGCTGCATGAAGGTTAAATAATTCATATTAATAATCCCTTGATGGGTTACATCTAAGCCAATCATATAGATAGGCAAGTAAGGACCTAGTTCTTGGAAAACCAAATCAACCGCATGAGGATCGAACCAATAATTAAACTCCGCCACCGGGGAGCGATTCCCCCGATAAACACCCCCACCCATCGTATGGATTTGCCGCACATGACGCATGGCGGTAGGGTCTTCTCTTACAGCGAGCGCAAGATTGGTTAAAGGTCCCAGCGCAATAATATCGACTTGGCCAGGATACCGGCGGACTTGCTCCAGGATGAACGACACTGCCTGCTGTTGAGCTATTAAGCTGGTATCGTAAGGTAAGTCTGCATTACCTAAGCCACTCACTCCATGCACAAAGCCTGCTTCATCATCGCGAAGTAATGCTTCTTCCGCCTCAATCGCCTGTAAATTCCGGTCAGCTCCTGGATAAACCTGCGCCCTTTGCCCCATAAAGGTTAGAATCCGAGCGGCGTTCGTCGTAGTATGATCCAAGCCCTTATTCCCTGCTACCGAGGTGAGTCCTAAGACTTCAACGTCTTCTGCCTGCAATAAAGCCATTATAGCAATTGCGTCATCAATGCCTGGGTCTGTATCTATAATCACTTTCCGTCTAGTCATTGTTCACACCAC
This region of Suicoccus acidiformans genomic DNA includes:
- a CDS encoding diacylglycerol/lipid kinase family protein, which gives rise to MRKAMVIYNPSSGQNLAGEYEEVVRASLLSRHDQVDFRQTHGAGDAAKFATEAARSGYGTLVVAGGDGTVSEAVTGLADEAKRPVIGILPHGTVNNLARMLGIPLDIAEAIDVLAKDHTQAIDIGQVNDRYFISTVSMGSVPESVQEVNPETKSKWGPLAYLFKGIGAFLDSNARVYEILADGERFEGCYQMLVVGMGPSVYGLEHFYENARLDDGKMHLLALKDVSILESLSALPEIFKAEKQEHDALDMISFQTAEISVVGEGQQTVTVDGDTGTALPLRLRTVPQHIQVLVP
- a CDS encoding FAD-dependent oxidoreductase; amino-acid sequence: MKIIVVGTSHAGYEAVQTILKDAPETEIHLYERGKTASFLSCGIQTYLEGISDNLDDIHYATADSYKEQGVNVHMESDVIGVDPQAKTITVRTAEGESTEAYDKLFLSPGAVPVQIPIPGIDAEHVYYLRGREWAAKVKERMASSKKTIVVGGGYIGIEVAEAYAKAGIETTVIDSLDAILPTYLDKEFTDILESNAAEHGMKFQGNEKVQEIKVADGKVAGVITDKGEYEADTVVMAVGVYPNTAWLKDTLEMNERGFIEVNEHMQSVTNPDIYVAGDATFIPFAPTGQKRGIALASNARRQGVIAAKNILHNNAFEMPAVSGTSALALFDYHFACTGLKDIDSDPETVGSKYYEEQIRPDFVGDDTTVHMKVHYDKESHRILGAQLMSTRDVMLSINAISVAISAGWTLEDLALADFFFQPEYDRPWNFLNVLAQQALGETFGSDKELF
- a CDS encoding O-antigen ligase family protein: MPFTLNSEGQELLWLALSTIVIIFPNVVGIILVVLLTLMMIWQHRKNWKQIIQSSGWFGIFILYSALTSLTSRNFIGFLISLVYIIYVAFFAYYRSIIQAKTYLRLLKIIVLASVLVNFVAYWQYISYVYQNSYDIFYVFKYHNIQVRPAGTLFNANVFGVFCIFAILIALFLLLKANHRGRRLYYLFIIIINVVGMSLTGSRMIWPALLASLFVMLFINHRKAGLSILVIGLCLLGILIAFPDLYPRFASLAYAFQDRFKIWHAGLELFKLDPIFGSGPLTYRNSYYLISDLYKLHTHSIFIELLTSYGLVGCVILGLACKDYFKELWRNVTRPELRSATALILAVFVTVIAHGIVDFAIFSFQLAYIFLLIILPPTPVLEDLVHLDEQTHFIVPQDSSHTDEP
- a CDS encoding nucleoside hydrolase, coding for MTRRKVIIDTDPGIDDAIAIMALLQAEDVEVLGLTSVAGNKGLDHTTTNAARILTFMGQRAQVYPGADRNLQAIEAEEALLRDDEAGFVHGVSGLGNADLPYDTSLIAQQQAVSFILEQVRRYPGQVDIIALGPLTNLALAVREDPTAMRHVRQIHTMGGGVYRGNRSPVAEFNYWFDPHAVDLVFQELGPYLPIYMIGLDVTHQGIINMNYLTFMQLEGGELGQVIYDMMAVYIHQYWKQDHYLGGVIHDLMAVVGYLYPKIYSDVYHAHVRCVTDSELAYGQTIVDLHQAFMNKANAYVPMDADISQYKYYVMELLFGSTQAKLYQQAKS